The Pseudomonas sp. SCB32 DNA window GCACCCACAACCGGCCGTGCCACTCGAGCACGCCCAGATGCTGGTTGCTCCAGCTCAACTGGGATTCGCGCGGGCGCAATGCCGGGTGCTCCGCGCTGCGCTGGGCCGGCGCCACCTGGCGGTTGAGCCAGAAGCGTACGCTGCGGTTTTCCGGGTGGTGGTAGTTGATGAGGGTGACGTAGACGCCGGAATCGCTGACCAGCAGGGCCTTTTCGTAATTACCGTTGTTGTCGGTGATCCAGCAGGTGCGCAGCTGGTCGTCGTCGAGGCTGTTGTGCAGGCGCTCGTCGAGCTGCCGGCCGATCAGGCGGCCCAGGTCGGTGGCGCAGAACCAGGGTTCGTCATCGAGCAGGAAGGCGCGCAGCTGGCGGCGGTGGCGGATGAAGGTGGAGGAGATGAGGATTTCGTTATCCATGGCGGACCTCCGCGAGCGTGCGCAGAAAAGAAATCCTGAGAGGGCAATTGCCGGAGCAATAGAGCTGATGTCGCATTCGGATTACCTACTGGTTCGTTCATTTCTCGCCCCCTGTTCAGAGGGGCGACCGGGTGCTTGAACACGGCAGTAGGACCGCCTGCAGTTTTCCCCTTTCGGGTGTTATATGGCTGCACGCCACCCGGCCATAGCAGTAGCTACAGCAATAAAAACAACCGCTTTTCCGGGATGGCGGCAACCGCCTACTGGGTGTGTTCAGCACCGCACGCAAAGGTACTTACTCGCCCAGCGCTCTGTTAGCCCTCCCGAAGCGCGCGGGGATGATACGGAAACTTCGCACGCGAGATAGTGGAATCAGTTCATAGGAACGTTCACTTCTCGCAGGCATTTGCTCAGGGCTGGGATGGCGAATACCTGTAAGGCCGAGGGGGGACACTCAGTCATTGCTCACGAACCGCACTCTGCCGTTATTTCTGTAGGGGGCGGACATTGATCGCGGGCATGGCCCGCTCCTACAGGTTGAACTCAGTGCGTCCGTTCCTTGTAGGAGCGGACCTTGTCCGCGAAATCCATCGCGGATGGCTCCGTTCCAACAGGGAAACACCTGCGCATCGCACCCACGCAGGAGCGGACTCCGTCCGCGATCAGCCGTGGTTCACGAGCAAGGAATGGGCGTCCCCCTCGGTCCTACGGGTGTTCATCCTGCAACGTGGGTGCAGTGGCAAGCCTTCGCGGACAAGGTCCGCTCCTACGAGGGCATCCGCCGGCGCGACGTGGCGATCAACCCGGTGGCGCGGGCGCGCAGTTGCCCGCAGCCGCCGTCGACATCCTG harbors:
- a CDS encoding BRO family protein, which produces MDNEILISSTFIRHRRQLRAFLLDDEPWFCATDLGRLIGRQLDERLHNSLDDDQLRTCWITDNNGNYEKALLVSDSGVYVTLINYHHPENRSVRFWLNRQVAPAQRSAEHPALRPRESQLSWSNQHLGVLEWHGRLWVPFEELPKVARLERPEA